One segment of Yersinia kristensenii DNA contains the following:
- a CDS encoding YcbJ family phosphotransferase, translating to MEQLKAELSVVLGESITRLERISEQPYAHLYAMYNQQGQAIPLLAKSYVCQGIAQQEAYKLSMLSREGDIRLPTVYGLVMTHQPPYKEILLMERLRGVSVEAPTRTGERWNALMDQIVEGVLAWHRIDSHGCVGNVDSTQENDWFSWYQQRVEVLWATLSNMNSPQMTLEDRAILYRARASLNALFAGFDDSSVLVHGNLTLRSMLKDPRSDQLLAMLNPGPMLWAPREYDLFRLSEEGMPSQLFYRYLNKAPVSESFVARRWLYTLWELVSRFIHTGNLDRASFDNAAKQLLPWLN from the coding sequence ATGGAACAGCTGAAAGCTGAATTAAGTGTCGTGCTTGGGGAGTCGATTACCCGCCTTGAGCGCATCAGCGAGCAGCCTTATGCCCACCTGTATGCGATGTATAATCAGCAGGGTCAGGCAATCCCATTGTTGGCAAAGAGTTATGTCTGTCAAGGGATTGCACAGCAAGAGGCCTATAAACTGTCAATGTTGTCGCGCGAAGGCGATATCCGCTTGCCGACTGTGTATGGTTTAGTCATGACCCATCAACCTCCGTATAAAGAAATTTTGCTGATGGAGCGGCTTCGGGGAGTTTCGGTAGAAGCACCTACCCGAACCGGGGAGCGCTGGAATGCTTTGATGGATCAGATAGTTGAGGGCGTATTAGCCTGGCACCGGATCGATAGCCATGGGTGTGTTGGCAATGTTGATAGCACACAAGAAAATGATTGGTTCAGTTGGTATCAGCAACGAGTTGAAGTGCTGTGGGCCACGCTATCGAATATGAACTCACCACAAATGACCCTGGAAGATAGGGCGATTCTCTATCGTGCTCGGGCATCATTAAATGCACTTTTTGCCGGTTTTGACGACAGTTCAGTGCTGGTTCACGGCAATTTGACCTTACGCAGTATGCTTAAAGATCCCCGCAGTGATCAATTGCTGGCAATGCTTAACCCCGGCCCCATGCTATGGGCACCGCGGGAGTATGATTTATTCCGCCTGAGTGAAGAGGGTATGCCGAGCCAGTTATTTTATCGCTACCTCAATAAAGCGCCGGTCTCGGAATCCTTTGTGGCCCGCCGTTGGCTCTACACTCTGTGGGAGTTGGTTTCCCGCTTTATTCACACCGGTAATTTGGATCGCGCTTCATTTGATAATGCGGCTAAACAACTGTTACCTTGGCTGAATTAA
- the kdsB gene encoding 3-deoxy-manno-octulosonate cytidylyltransferase yields the protein MSFIAIIPARYASTRLPGKPLADIAGKPMVVHVMERALESGASRVIVATDHPEVVKAVEAAGGEVCLTRADHQSGTERLAEVIECYGFADDDIIVNVQGDEPLVPPMIIRQVADNLAASSAGMATLAVPIESSEEAFNPNAVKVVMDAQGYALYFSRAAIPWERERFAQSKETIGDCFLRHIGIYAYRAGFVRRYVNWAPSKLEQIELLEQLRVLWYGEKIHVAVAKAVPAVGVDTQEDLDRVRAIMLKQ from the coding sequence ATGAGTTTCATTGCTATAATACCCGCCCGTTATGCTTCAACCCGTCTACCCGGTAAGCCACTGGCTGATATTGCGGGTAAACCGATGGTTGTGCATGTGATGGAGCGGGCATTGGAGTCAGGTGCTTCTCGGGTGATTGTGGCAACAGACCATCCGGAAGTGGTGAAAGCGGTTGAAGCGGCGGGTGGCGAAGTGTGTTTAACCCGCGCAGATCATCAGTCTGGTACCGAGCGCTTAGCGGAAGTCATTGAATGCTATGGTTTTGCTGATGATGATATTATTGTCAATGTGCAAGGGGATGAGCCATTGGTGCCGCCAATGATTATCCGTCAAGTTGCTGATAATTTGGCTGCCTCCAGTGCAGGTATGGCGACATTGGCTGTGCCGATTGAAAGCAGCGAAGAAGCCTTTAACCCTAATGCCGTGAAAGTGGTGATGGATGCGCAAGGTTATGCGCTGTATTTCTCGCGTGCCGCCATTCCGTGGGAAAGAGAGCGTTTTGCTCAATCGAAAGAAACCATTGGTGATTGTTTCTTACGCCATATTGGTATTTATGCTTATCGCGCCGGTTTTGTTCGTCGCTATGTTAATTGGGCGCCAAGCAAACTCGAGCAGATAGAGCTGTTAGAGCAACTGCGTGTGCTGTGGTACGGTGAAAAAATTCACGTTGCTGTGGCAAAAGCTGTGCCGGCAGTTGGGGTTGATACACAAGAAGATTTAGACAGAGTTCGGGCTATTATGCTCAAGCAGTAA
- a CDS encoding cold-shock protein — MTLKMGRVKWFNQSEGYGFISPHDGSLDVYVSKTAIANTKNKSLSEGQDVEFSTYRSIHGPSAADVIAF, encoded by the coding sequence ATGACGTTAAAAATGGGTCGCGTGAAATGGTTCAACCAGTCTGAAGGCTACGGTTTTATTTCACCCCACGACGGGAGTTTGGATGTGTATGTCAGCAAGACAGCCATTGCCAACACCAAAAATAAATCACTGAGTGAAGGGCAGGACGTTGAATTCTCTACTTATCGTAGTATTCATGGGCCGTCAGCAGCAGATGTGATCGCTTTCTAA
- a CDS encoding Trm112 family protein — translation MDHRLLEIVACPVCNGKLYFNKENLELVCKADNLAYPVRDGIPVLLENEARPLSIDEKHA, via the coding sequence ATGGACCACCGTTTACTCGAAATCGTTGCTTGTCCGGTCTGCAACGGTAAGTTGTACTTCAATAAAGAAAACCTTGAGCTGGTATGCAAAGCTGACAATCTGGCTTACCCGGTGCGTGATGGCATCCCGGTATTGCTAGAAAACGAAGCCCGCCCACTGTCCATTGATGAGAAGCACGCATGA